One genomic window of Pocillopora verrucosa isolate sample1 chromosome 8, ASM3666991v2, whole genome shotgun sequence includes the following:
- the LOC136283032 gene encoding fibrinogen-like protein A: protein MVNKDDEDEKEDRYILKKTLIYDDMFASVLGYTLVNHVIATPTVTCPIDCTWECLPDARCRSFNYVSSGKTCELSDQSKATAPNDFVLRKGVTYYEPTTQMGGNKPVCTSALCQNGGTCVDACWNPRMFTCECRQDYKGVYCEKHSGVRSCQQLKTLGANQNGIYKINPDGQGVINVYCDQTTDGGGWTVVQRRSRPYEQSFRRTWVKYRVGFGDLSKEFWLGNDNLHRIASSDSILRIDLHRTNGQKGYAKYGGFRVADETEKYRCDMTSYEGNIGNGFYGNTDPKSNIRGMKFSTPDQDNDNSLEKCFPTGAWWANQCGVVNLNANGGPNWRPWAYSPDLNVSEMKVRHN from the exons ATGGTCAACAAGGACGATGAGGATGAAAAGGAAGACCG ATATATCTTGAAGAAAACTCTCATATATGACGATATGTTTGCATCTGTTCTAGGCTACACTCTGGTTAATCACGTGATTGCTACGCCCACTGTCACGTGCCCGATAGACTGTACGTGGGAATGCCTACCGGATGCACGCTGTCGATCGTTTAATTATGTAAGCTCAGGGAAAACATGTGAAttaagtgaccaatcaaaagcgACAGCCccaaatgactttgttttaagaaaaggcgTCACTTACTACGAGCCAACGACACAGATG GGAGGAAATAAACCTGTTTGCACCTCGGCTTTATGtcaaaatggtggaacatgtgtTGACGCGTGTTGGAATCCCCGGATGTTCACGTGTGAATGTCGACAGGATTATAAAGGAGTGTATTGCGAAAAGCACAGCGGAG TGAGAAGCTGTCAGCAGCTGAAAACCCTAGGAGCGAATCAGAATGGcatttataaaatcaacccaGATGGTCAAGGGGTCATAAACGTGTACTGTGACCAAACCACAGATGGAGGTGGGTGGACTGTGGTTCAGAGACGTTCCCGTCCATACGAGCAAAGCTTTAGACGAACGTGGGTAAAGTATCGAGTAGGCTTTGGCGACTTGTCCAAAGAattctggcttggaaacgacaACTTGCACCGAATCGCCTCTTCAGACAGCATTCTTCGAATAGATCTGCACCGAACCAACGGCCAAAAGGGATATGCCAAATATGGTGGGTTTCGGGTAGCTGACGAAACAGAAAAGTATCGATGCGACATGACTTCGTACGAAGGAAACATCGGAAATGGGTTTTATGGAAATACAGATCCTAAATCGAACATCCGAGGGATGAAATTCAGCACACCAGACCAAGATAATGACAACTCCCTTGAAAAGTGTTTTCCTACTGGTGCATGGTGGGCAAACCAATGTGGCGTGGTTAATCTTAATGCAAATGGTGGTCCAAACTGGCGTCCTTGGGCTTATAGCCCTGACCTAAATGTCTCTGAGATGAAAGTAAGGcataactga
- the LOC136283033 gene encoding uncharacterized protein: MTVLGKLFVIARQVPGYIKHTEVKRWVLPRISPQKERQTPSAVREAIAAFSTNQKEPRRHIKIEYEKRHEEDSSRDDKKTEDVAAKKRKKDTSTEQTQGSTWQPLNWREQLANIREMRKTRDAPVDSQGCEKTADESQSPEVRGDEIGDPVGWDGPVSSTYLPHAVKSKKRPGYFCCDGKVKGLWVNNLENILTTSTRNNC; this comes from the exons ATGACGGTCCTTGGGAAACTGTTCGTTATTGCACGTCAAGTTCCCGGCTATATTAAGCATACTGAGGTTAAAA GATGGGTGCTTCCCCGTATTTCACCtcaaaaagaaagacaaacacCATCGGCGGTTAGAGAAGCAATCGCAGCTTTTTCAACGAACCAAAAGGAACCAAGAAGGCACATCAAAATCGAATACGAGAAGCGACACGAAGAAGACTCGTCAAGGgacgacaagaaaactgaagatgttGCGGCCAAAAAGCGTAAAAAAGACACATCCACGGAACAGACACAAGGTTCAACTTGGCAGCCTCTGAACTGGAGAGAGCAGCTTGCTAATATTcgtgaaatgagaaaaacacGCGATGCCCCAGTTGATTCACAAGGATGCGAGAAGACAGCTGATGAGAGCCAGTCACCAGAGGTGAGAGGAGATGAAATTGGCGATCCAGTGGGATGGG ATGGTCCGGTATCAAGTACTTATCTCCCTCATGCTGTCAAGTCAAAGAAAAGACCAGGTTACTTTTGCTGCGATGGGAAAGTTAAAGGCTTATGGGTTAACAATTTAGAGAACATTCTCACAACATCAACAAGAAATAATTGCTGA
- the LOC131792772 gene encoding fibrinogen-like protein A, whose amino-acid sequence MSNPGRLSCLRRYEHPEKGYTLVNHVIATHTVTCSIDCTWECLRDARCRSFNYANSGKTCELSDQSKATAPNDFVLRKGITYYEPTTQMGGNRPVCTSALCQNGGTCVDACWNPRMFTCECRQDYKGVYCEEHSGVRSCQQLKTLGANQNGIYKINPDGQGVINVYCDQTTDGGGWTVIQRRSRPYKQSFRRTWVEYRVGFGDLSKEFWLGNDNLHRIASSDSILRIDLHRTNGQKGYAKYGGFRVADETEKYRCDMTSYEGNIGNGFYGNTDPKLNIRGMKFGTPDQDNDNFLGKCFADGAWWANQCGEVNLNSRGGPVWRPWALHPDLNLSEMKVRHN is encoded by the exons ATGTCGAACCCTGGTCGGTTATCTTGTTTAAGAAGATATGAACATCCTGAAaaag GCTACACTCTGGTTAATCACGTGATTGCTACCCACACTGTCACGTGCTCGATAGACTGTACGTGGGAATGCCTACGGGATGCACGCTGTCGATCGTTTAATTATGCAAACTCAGGGAAAACATGTGAAttaagtgaccaatcaaaagcgACAGCCccaaatgactttgttttaagaaaaggcaTCACTTACTACGAGCCAACGACACAGATG GGAGGAAATAGACCTGTTTGCACCTCGGCTTTATGtcaaaatggtggaacatgtgtTGACGCGTGTTGGAATCCCCGGATGTTCACGTGTGAATGTAGACAGGATTATAAAGGAGTGTATTGCGAAGAGCACAGCGGAG TGAGAAGCTGTCAGCAGCTGAAAACCCTGGGAGCGAATCAGAATGGcatttataaaatcaacccaGATGGTCAAGGGGTCATAAACGTGTACTGTGACCAAACCACAGATGGAGGTGGGTGGACTGTGATTCAGAGACGTTCCCGTCCATACAAGCAAAGCTTTAGACGAACGTGGGTAGAGTATCGAGTAGGCTTTGGCGACTTGTCCAAAGAattctggcttggaaacgacaACTTGCACCGAATCGCCTCTTCAGACAGCATTCTTCGAATAGATCTGCACCGAACCAACGGCCAAAAGGGATATGCCAAATATGGTGGGTTTCGGGTAGCTGACGAAACAGAAAAGTATCGATGCGACATGACTTCGTACGAAGGAAACATCGGAAATGGGTTTTATGGAAATACAGATCCTAAATTGAACATCCGAGGGATGAAATTCGGCACACCAGACCAAGATAATGACAACTTCCTTGGAAAGTGTTTTGCTGATGGTGCATGGTGGGCAAACCAATGTGGCGAGGTTAATCTCAATTCAAGGGGTGGTCCAGTCTGGCGTCCTTGGGCTCTTCACCCTGACCTAAATCTCTCTGAGATGAAAGTAAGGcataactga